In the genome of Notamacropus eugenii isolate mMacEug1 chromosome 5, mMacEug1.pri_v2, whole genome shotgun sequence, one region contains:
- the LOC140506490 gene encoding uncharacterized protein, which yields MQLDIDSFLDSLKRIKENLNADINCWKDLRRRRMQMESGMGELRKKLDSMASRIELVQQRLLESEKKVKKRVPTFTDAAHQNKNGPGEDQKHLRLPKDNKERSEYRKNPAEQRLSDREKTIQKHDQNWIDEAFQETKNAAEEDQEDLRLLKKNKVRFEYEKKLEQIIADSEKIMQKDDKNWTDEAHQEIKSGSSKDQKDLRFLKDDKGRSECRKKLVEETVSDTEKTVQKCDQSFTDKAHQETKNGPGEDQKDLRLPKENNGRPEYREKAVEEIRIDSESRVKEQDQNWTDVAHQETKNGPGEDQKDLRLPKENNGRPEYREKAVQEIRIDSESRVKEQDQNWTDVAHQETKNGPGEDQKGLRLPKEKNGRSEYRAKAVEEIRADSESTVKVQDQNWTDEAYQETKKGPGEDEKGLRLPKEKNGRSEYRAKAVEEIRADSESRGKEQGQKWTGETHQETKTGRGEEQKNLRFPKQNKGIFVYRQKLAEQRRLDNKSKVRDYDQSLYDSKGKKPSKKTVENFVLQGKQIF from the coding sequence ATGCAACTGGACATAGATAGCTTCTTAGACTCCCTaaagagaataaaggaaaatttgAATGCAGACATAAATTGTTGGAAAGACTTGAGGAGAAGACGTATGCAAATGGAAAGTGGTATGGGAGAACTTAGGAAGAAATTGGACTCAATGGCAAGTCGAATCGAGTTGGTACAGCAAAGACTCTTAGAGAGtgagaaaaaagtcaaaaaacgTGTCCCAACTTTCACTGATGCAGCCCACCAGAACAAAAATGGACCTGGAGAAGATCAGAAACACCTCAGACTCCCCAAAGACAATAAAGAAAGGTCTGAATACAGAAAAAACCCAGCAGAGCAAAGACTATCAGACAGGGAAAAAACAATCCAAAAACATGACCAAAATTGGATTGATGAAGCCTTCCAGGAGACCAAAAATGCAGCTGAAGaagatcaggaagaccttagacttctcaaaaagaataaagtaagatttgaatatgaaaaaaagttaGAACAAATAATAGCAGACAgtgaaaaaataatgcaaaaagaTGACAAGAATTGGACTGATGAAGCCCACCAGGAGATCAAAAGTGGATCTAGCAAAGATCAGAAAGACCTTAGATTCCTCAAAGATGATAAAGGAAGATCTGAATGCAGGAAGAAGTTAGTAGAGGAAACAGTGTCAGACACTGAAAAAACAGTCCAAAAATGTGACCAGAGTTTCACTGATAAAGCCCACCAGGAGACCAAAAATGGACCTGGAGaagatcagaaagacctgagactCCCCAAAGAGAATAATGGAAGACCTGAATACAGAGAAAAAGCAGTAGAGGAAATAAGAATAGATAGTGAAAGCAGAGTCAAAGAACAGGACCAGAACTGGACTGATGTAGCCCACCAGGAGACCAAAAATGGACCTGGAGAagatcagaaagacttgagactCCCCAAAGAGAATAATGGAAGACCTGAATACAGAGAAAAAGCAGTACAGGAAATAAGAATAGATAGTGAAAGCAGAGTCAAAGAACAGGACCAGAACTGGACTGATGTAGCCCACCAGGAGACCAAAAATGGACCTGGAGAAGATCAGAAAGGCCTGAGACTccccaaagagaaaaatggaagatctGAATATAGAGCAAAAGCAGTAGAGGAAATAAGAGCAGATAGTGAAAGCACAGTCAAAGTACAGGACCAGAATTGGACTGATGAAGCCTATCAGGAGACCAAAAAGGGACCTGGAGAAGATGAGAAAGGCCTGAGACTccccaaagagaaaaatggaagatctGAATATAGAGCAAAAGCAGTAGAGGAAATAAGAGCAGATAGTGAAAGCAGAGGCAAAGAACAGGGCCAGAAGTGGACTGGTGAAACCCACCAGGAGACCAAAACTGGACGTGGAGAAGAACAGAAGAATCTTAGATTCCCTAAACAGAATAAAGGAATATTTGTATACAGACAAAAATTAGCAGAGCAAAGAAGACTAGACAATAAAAGCAAAGTCAGAGATTATGATCAGAGTTTGTATGACTCGAAAGGAAAAAAGCCTAGCAAAAAGACAGTAGAAAATTTTGTTCTACAAGGCAAACAGATATTTTAA